From the Oncorhynchus nerka isolate Pitt River linkage group LG20, Oner_Uvic_2.0, whole genome shotgun sequence genome, one window contains:
- the LOC135563138 gene encoding uncharacterized protein LOC135563138 — MSGPLTNSSSFSSALFLLSLSVVLLLPPLRLDAKSLSAARGVEGQGLDATRGGVRRLRRDLRDSLPYEAGMMSYPGESADVLTRRGGNELLYQPEEWRGQGLGQALQQLVENDQRREQETAYLAGLLRLLSEVDVQGPGEEGGEEIQGPGDFQVPYPPDYDETEQGMRMGKSQAAASWQGLLDPQLTQALLNRYRQERLQQQAGLPGLPAAINRLETGSQDRDEEALRYLVSKVLSNISPTKPQGSSGRRARRDLVSVSGGGGRVRASSSPVLHRSRRSLDSPPSPSLNREHSVGLLRVKRLGDMEGVVVEGPGGPGGEREGHRTPDHMVELQRMKRIDNELQPQPGGRPSRRRRALNYDPIIYDPELLIQHILHYLPQ, encoded by the exons tCATTGTCTGCTGCCCGTGGCGTGGAGGGACAAGGTCTGGATGCCACAAGAGGCGGGGTTAGGCGTCTCCGCAGAGACCTCCGTGATTCACTGCCGTACGAGGCCGGGATGATGTCCTATCCTGGCGAGTCGGCTGACGTCTTAACCCGGCGGGGGGGTAACGAGCTGCTCTATCaaccagaggagtggagggggcagggctTAGGACAGGCTCTGCAGCAATTGGTGGAGAACGACCAGAGGCGGGAGCAAGAAACAGCATACTTGGCCGGGTTGCTCCGCCTCCTCAGTGAAGTTGATGTCCAGGGGCCCGGAGAGGAGGGCGGTGAGGAGATCCAGGGGCCAGGGGACTTCCAGGTGCCCTATCCCCCAGACTACGATGAGACAGAGCAGGGGATGAGAATGGGAAAGTCCCAGGCTGCAGCTTCATGGCAGGGCCTACTGGACCCCCAGCTCACCCAGGCTCTGCTCAACAGATACAGGCAGGAGAGGCTGCAGCAGCAGGCCGGGTTACCAGGACTACCAGCCGCCATCAACAGGCTTGAAACAGGCAGCCAGGACCGAGACGAGGAGGCTctgag ATACCTGGTATCTAAGGTCCTTTCCAACATCAGTCCCACCAAGCCCCAGGGTTCATCAGGCCGCAGGGCAAGGAGAGACCTGGTGTCTGTGTCTGGAGGAGGTGGAAGGGTCAGAGCTTCCTCCAGCCCAGTCCTCCACAGGTCCCGTCGCTCCCTCGACTCACCTCCTTCCCCTTCCTTAAACCGGGAGCACTCTGTGGGGCTGCTGAGGGTCAAGAGGCTGGGGGACATGGAAGGGGTGGTGGTAGAGGGGCCTGGTGGgccggggggagagagggagggccaCAGGACCCCCGACCACATGGTGGAGCTTCAGAGAATGAAGAGGATCGACAACGAACTGCAGCCCCAGCCTGGTGGGAGACCCAGCCGCAGAAGACGAGCCCTGAACTACGACCCCATAATCTATGACCCCGAGCTGCTAATCCAACACATTCTACACTACCTACcacagtag